In Aspergillus oryzae RIB40 DNA, chromosome 6, one genomic interval encodes:
- a CDS encoding putative ABC bile acid transporter (multidrug resistance-associated protein/mitoxantrone resistance protein, ABC superfamily) — protein MNSVERVKEYLEVEQEAAAVISESRPPAHWPSGGAVEFTNYTTRYRPDLDPVLRNVSFTVQPGEKVGIVGRTGAGKSSLALALFRGLEAEKGRIVIDDVDIGSIGLRDLRESITIVPQDPTLFTGTIRSNLDPFNLFTDEQIFTALRRVHLIGSGTSGTATPVVNSAEPVATANGTVVLENKNIFLNLETPISESGSNLSQGQRQLMCLARALLKDPKVLMMDEATASIDYNTDARIQETLRELRDSTIITIAHRLQTIIDYDKVLVLDHGRVVEYDHPWTLINREDGVFRGMCDNSGNMEVLLDGAKKAWEHKRLVDDS, from the coding sequence ATGAACTCTGTTGAACGAGTGAAAGAGTATCTTGAGGTAGAGCAAGAGGCGGCGGCGGTTATTTCCGAGTCAAGGCCGCCAGCCCACTGGCCTAGTGGCGGCGCTGTTGAATTTACCAACTACACTACACGTTACCGACCGGACCTTGATCCTGTTCTTCGCAACGTTTCCTTCACTGTGCAGCCGGGTGAAAAGGTCGGCATCGTGGGCCGCACTGGCGCGGGCAAAAGCTCACTGGCCCTTGCTCTCTTCCGTGGCCTTGAAGCTGAGAAGGGACGTATAGTCATTGATGATGTAGATATCGGCTCTATTGGGCTCCGCGACCTGCGAGAGTCTATCACGATTGTGCCTCAAGACCCGACTCTTTTCACAGGCACCATCCGGAGCAACCTCGACCCATTCAATCTCTTCACGGATGAGCAAATATTCACCGCGCTCCGTCGGGTTCACTTGATCGGCTCTGGAACATCAGGAACTGCAACTCCTGTGGTAAACAGCGCGGAACCCGTCGCGACAGCGAATGGCACTGTCGTTCTTGAAAATAAGaacatcttcctcaaccttgaGACACCGATTTCGGAGTCTGGATCTAATTTGTCCCAAGGACAGAGGCAGCTTATGTGTCTCGCCCGTGCGCTTCTTAAGGACCCCAAAGTACTGATGATGGATGAAGCGACGGCTTCCATTGACTATAACACCGATGCCAGAATCCAGGAGACGCTACGTGAACTCCGGGACAGCACTATCATCACGATTGCACACCGCTTGCAGACGATCATTGACTACGACAAGGTGCTGGTGCTCGATCACGGCCGTGTGGTGGAGTACGACCATCCGTGGACCCTTATCAACCGGGAAGATGGTGTTTTCCGAGGCATGTGTGACAACAGTGGGAATATGGAGGTCCTTTTGGACGGTGCCAAGAAGGCCTGGGAACATAAACGGCTTGTGGATGACTCATAG